From the Streptomyces nigrescens genome, one window contains:
- a CDS encoding ATP-grasp domain-containing protein codes for MRYLVLNRTPLTGRPFPDWLGADHEVVLLTDAAAVSAEPDVRSAQLGGYAHVEVIDDFHFNPLVESRALALHRKGGFDRVIALSEFDILRAARLRELFGVPGQDVASATAFRDKLVMKRILAKAGIPLAPFAPVANLQDLLGFIEQQGFPVVVKPRRGGGSMDVHVLHDPQDVESLLAAHRDLGTDDGAQLLAEKYIEHELVHVDGIVTAGETRLMWPSTQGDSTCLDIKQGQALHSCLLDADDPLLDPVRELTGRALAALPVPDTFMFHAEVFLDADRRLVFNEVASRMGGGMIEHVLQLGFGITLPEVYVRSLGGNAPAAVPAVPERIAGLSLFPPRAGTLVAIPDTCPVPGIDTYTRHAAPGTVLEPARLSVEKIGSVLATGRTRGEVEMALAEALAWFERSTVIRPGTDGTGAGSAS; via the coding sequence ATGAGGTATCTGGTCCTCAACCGGACCCCTCTCACCGGGCGTCCGTTTCCGGACTGGCTCGGCGCCGATCACGAGGTCGTTCTGCTGACCGACGCGGCGGCCGTCTCCGCCGAACCGGACGTGCGCTCGGCCCAACTCGGCGGCTACGCGCATGTGGAGGTGATCGACGACTTCCACTTCAACCCCCTGGTGGAGAGCCGGGCCCTGGCGCTTCACCGGAAAGGGGGCTTCGACCGCGTCATCGCGCTGTCGGAGTTCGACATCCTCCGGGCCGCGCGCCTGCGTGAGCTGTTCGGCGTGCCCGGCCAGGACGTCGCGAGCGCGACCGCCTTCCGCGACAAGCTCGTGATGAAGCGCATCCTGGCCAAGGCCGGCATTCCGCTGGCCCCCTTCGCGCCCGTCGCGAACCTCCAGGACCTGCTCGGCTTCATCGAGCAACAGGGATTCCCCGTCGTCGTGAAGCCCCGGCGCGGCGGCGGCTCCATGGATGTTCACGTCCTGCACGACCCGCAGGACGTCGAATCCCTGCTCGCCGCCCACCGGGACCTCGGCACCGACGACGGGGCCCAGCTGCTCGCCGAGAAGTACATCGAGCACGAGCTGGTGCACGTCGACGGCATCGTCACGGCCGGGGAGACCCGCCTGATGTGGCCCTCGACCCAGGGCGACAGCACCTGTCTGGACATCAAGCAGGGACAGGCGCTGCACAGCTGCCTGCTGGACGCCGACGACCCGCTCCTCGATCCCGTACGGGAACTCACCGGCCGCGCCCTGGCCGCGCTGCCGGTCCCGGACACCTTCATGTTCCACGCCGAGGTCTTCCTCGACGCGGACCGCCGCCTCGTGTTCAACGAGGTCGCCAGCCGTATGGGCGGCGGGATGATCGAGCACGTCCTGCAGCTGGGCTTCGGCATCACCCTGCCCGAGGTCTACGTCCGCTCCCTCGGCGGCAACGCCCCTGCCGCCGTCCCGGCCGTGCCCGAGCGGATCGCCGGCCTATCCCTGTTCCCGCCCCGTGCCGGCACCCTGGTGGCGATTCCCGACACCTGCCCGGTGCCCGGCATCGACACGTACACCCGACACGCCGCGCCGGGGACCGTGCTCGAACCCGCCCGGCTGAGCGTGGAGAAGATCGGTTCCGTACTCGCCACCGGCCGTACGCGCGGCGAGGTCGAGATGGCGCTCGCCGAGGCCCTGGCGTGGTTCGAGCGCTCCACGGTGATCCGGCCCGGCACGGACGGCACCGGGGCAGGCAGCGCCTCGTGA
- a CDS encoding MFS transporter — protein MITTLRTAGRTPGCLLLLSGNFAVAFGSNLVLPYLAVFLTREEHLSPAVVAVAITVKFWSQQGLTLLGGWIADRLGAVGAMCGGLLVRALSYLLLLAASGPVPVVAACALLGFGGAVYVPASKSALVQLLGTSEQLRTVFALRSTANNAGNALGPLAGSLLLLLADARISFVVTSAVFMVLAVVLLRLRALPAVGRKTETSATEDSPAAPGHRPKGSRKLAWIMLCAFAFGFCYIQLEYALPVFTGSVQSSSFVGVLFAVNAVAVVLLQVPLNRSVSRVRSGALVISGALLLMATGFAAASLGTMPGLVVCILLFSVGEVLIDPCIDSEVAASVPAQHRGTAFGFIGTSIAVGGAAANALAALLSSDHGAVSHQFWLLLAAVSAGFAALVHTTSLFTSPGPAASAKSR, from the coding sequence GTGATCACCACGCTGCGCACCGCCGGACGGACGCCGGGCTGTCTGCTGCTGCTGAGCGGGAACTTCGCGGTCGCGTTCGGCAGCAACCTCGTCCTTCCCTACCTGGCGGTCTTCCTGACCCGGGAAGAGCACCTCAGCCCGGCCGTGGTGGCCGTGGCGATCACGGTGAAGTTCTGGTCCCAGCAGGGTCTGACCCTGCTGGGGGGCTGGATCGCCGACCGTCTCGGCGCGGTGGGCGCCATGTGCGGAGGGCTGCTGGTCAGAGCCCTGTCGTATCTGCTCCTCCTGGCCGCCTCCGGTCCCGTGCCGGTGGTCGCCGCCTGCGCGCTCCTCGGATTCGGTGGCGCGGTCTATGTACCGGCCTCGAAGTCGGCACTGGTACAGCTGCTGGGCACCAGCGAACAGCTCAGGACCGTGTTCGCCCTGCGCAGCACCGCCAACAACGCGGGCAACGCCCTCGGCCCCCTCGCCGGCAGCCTCCTGCTGCTCCTCGCCGACGCCCGGATCAGCTTCGTCGTCACCAGCGCCGTCTTCATGGTCCTGGCCGTCGTCCTGCTGCGGCTGCGCGCGCTGCCGGCCGTCGGCAGAAAGACGGAGACCTCGGCCACCGAGGACTCCCCGGCCGCCCCCGGACACCGGCCCAAGGGCTCCCGGAAGCTCGCATGGATCATGCTCTGCGCGTTCGCCTTCGGGTTCTGCTACATCCAACTGGAGTACGCGCTCCCGGTGTTCACCGGAAGCGTGCAGAGCTCGTCGTTCGTCGGTGTCCTGTTCGCCGTCAACGCGGTCGCCGTGGTGCTGCTCCAAGTGCCGCTGAACCGGTCCGTCAGCCGTGTCCGCAGTGGCGCGCTGGTCATCTCCGGCGCGCTCCTGCTGATGGCGACCGGCTTCGCGGCCGCTTCTCTGGGGACGATGCCCGGCCTGGTGGTGTGCATTCTGCTCTTCTCCGTCGGAGAGGTGCTGATCGACCCGTGCATCGACAGTGAGGTCGCCGCGTCGGTCCCGGCACAGCACCGCGGTACGGCCTTCGGCTTCATCGGCACCTCCATAGCCGTCGGCGGCGCCGCCGCCAACGCCCTGGCCGCGCTGCTCTCCTCCGACCACGGAGCGGTGAGCCACCAGTTCTGGCTCCTCCTGGCCGCCGTGAGCGCCGGCTTCGCCGCCCTCGTCCACACCACCTCACTGTTCACGTCGCCGGGCCCGGCGGCGAGCGCGAAGAGCCGCTGA
- a CDS encoding APC family permease, with translation MPWITMVSKRILIGLPVRRDKLGETLLRKRIALPVFASDPLSSVAYATEEMLLKLSVAGTAFLSLTPWLAALVVLLLCTVVASYRQVVHAYPSGGGDYEVATRNLGDRAGTTVASALLVDYVLTVAVSTSAGVANIVSAVPQLHAYRVELTLGCVLLLMLLNLRGVRESGRAFAVPTYAFVIGILGLIVTGLVQVVTGHLPRAESADYVLHPEPGHAALGTAGILFLALRGFSSGCTALTGVEAIANGVPAFRRPKSRNAATTLLMMLALSVTMFVGITALACLSEVRVAENTCDLEGFEGDCRSDPQRTVVAQLAMAVFGGSSSPFFYYILAVTALILILAANTAFNGFPVLSSILGRDRFLPKQLRHRGDRLVFSNGVLLLTLCACLLIVAFDADPNRLVQLYIIGVFISFTLGQSGMVRHWNRALRETSPTDRERRRMRRSRAINLLGAVLTGTVLVIATVSRFMSGAWVVFVAMALIFLAMRGIHRHYRRVDEALSREAETDHNARIDSHAVVLVSQVHRPALRALRYAQAIRAGRVTALSVDVDPDETRRLCADWAALDIDVPLVVLDSPYRYITQPVVDHVRQLVREHPGTLVNVFIPEYLVAHWWEHLLHNQTAFRLKISLLFVRGVAVTNVPWQLR, from the coding sequence ATGCCCTGGATCACCATGGTGTCCAAGCGCATCTTGATCGGACTCCCCGTACGCCGCGACAAGCTGGGCGAGACCCTGCTGCGCAAGCGCATCGCCCTTCCGGTCTTCGCCAGCGACCCCCTCTCCTCCGTGGCCTACGCCACCGAGGAGATGCTGCTCAAACTGTCCGTTGCCGGAACGGCCTTCCTCTCCCTCACGCCCTGGCTCGCCGCGCTCGTCGTGCTGCTTCTGTGCACCGTCGTCGCCTCGTACCGGCAGGTGGTCCACGCCTATCCCAGTGGCGGGGGCGATTACGAGGTCGCCACCCGCAACCTGGGGGACCGGGCCGGCACCACGGTCGCCAGCGCCCTCCTCGTCGACTATGTGCTCACCGTGGCCGTGTCCACCTCGGCGGGCGTCGCCAACATCGTCTCGGCGGTTCCTCAATTGCACGCGTACCGGGTGGAGTTGACCCTCGGCTGCGTCCTGCTGCTGATGCTGCTCAACCTGCGGGGCGTACGCGAATCGGGACGGGCCTTCGCCGTCCCCACCTACGCGTTCGTCATCGGCATCCTGGGACTGATCGTCACCGGTCTGGTCCAGGTCGTCACGGGGCACCTGCCCCGCGCCGAGAGCGCCGACTACGTCCTGCACCCGGAACCTGGCCACGCCGCCCTCGGCACCGCCGGAATCCTCTTCCTCGCGCTGCGCGGCTTCTCCTCCGGATGCACCGCGCTGACCGGAGTGGAGGCCATCGCCAACGGGGTGCCGGCCTTCCGCCGGCCCAAGTCCCGCAACGCCGCCACCACACTGCTGATGATGCTGGCGCTGTCCGTGACGATGTTCGTCGGTATCACCGCGCTCGCCTGCCTCTCCGAGGTGCGGGTGGCCGAGAACACCTGCGATCTCGAAGGGTTCGAGGGGGACTGCCGCAGCGATCCGCAGCGCACCGTCGTCGCCCAGCTGGCCATGGCGGTCTTCGGCGGCTCGTCGAGCCCGTTCTTCTACTACATCCTGGCCGTCACGGCGCTCATCCTGATCCTGGCCGCGAACACGGCGTTCAACGGCTTCCCCGTCCTCTCCTCGATCCTGGGGCGGGACCGGTTCCTGCCCAAGCAGCTGCGTCACCGCGGGGACAGGCTCGTCTTCAGCAACGGGGTGCTGCTGCTCACCCTCTGCGCCTGCCTGCTGATCGTCGCCTTCGACGCCGACCCCAACCGGCTCGTGCAGCTCTACATCATCGGCGTCTTCATCTCCTTCACCCTCGGCCAGAGCGGCATGGTCCGGCACTGGAACCGCGCGCTGCGCGAAACGTCGCCGACGGACCGTGAGCGCAGGCGGATGCGGCGCTCCCGTGCCATCAACCTGCTCGGCGCGGTGCTGACCGGGACGGTCCTGGTGATCGCCACCGTCAGCCGGTTCATGTCGGGGGCGTGGGTCGTCTTCGTCGCCATGGCGCTGATCTTCCTCGCGATGCGCGGCATACACCGTCACTACCGCCGCGTGGACGAGGCGCTGTCACGTGAGGCGGAGACCGACCACAATGCCCGCATCGACAGCCACGCCGTCGTCCTCGTCTCCCAGGTCCACCGCCCCGCCCTGCGCGCCCTGCGCTACGCCCAGGCCATCCGCGCCGGCCGTGTCACCGCGCTGTCCGTGGACGTGGACCCCGACGAGACCCGCCGGCTCTGCGCGGACTGGGCCGCCCTGGACATCGACGTCCCCCTCGTCGTCCTCGACTCCCCCTACCGCTACATCACCCAGCCCGTCGTCGACCACGTCCGCCAGCTGGTACGGGAGCACCCGGGGACGCTGGTCAACGTCTTCATCCCCGAGTACCTCGTCGCGCACTGGTGGGAGCATCTGCTGCACAACCAGACGGCGTTCCGCCTGAAGATCTCCCTGCTGTTCGTCCGTGGGGTCGCGGTGACGAACGTGCCGTGGCAGCTGCGGTAG
- a CDS encoding SagB/ThcOx family dehydrogenase, which translates to MTVHLLSLHPGTTLHDERGLLTVRHRWGATTTGPYTPQLAAALRTLADGPTSLDGLAERIRAAARAETPAEPQLALLRHAVDRLGHTLLRHITADAQVLATAVPLAPEATFGREPAPDAPVVLARAAHLRPVGDSLALESPRSRFRVRIEDGRAAAALAALARPVTAAELQSSVRDLPADSLDALRSLLHATGFLHPADDGSRAAAAELPAGWSFHELLAHDGSRAGLRDRQYGPVYPLRDTEPPPPPVAPARPGRTVRLHRPDLGRVAREDRSFTDVLENRASRRAYGEHPLSLAELGAYLYRAARVRTLLDARPEEGRHYAVTGRPYPSAGSAHELELYLAVHRCDGLDRGLYHYDPLGHALTALPGGPGTVDRLLHESAAATGGAPPPDVHLTVVSRIKRLSWKYAAHAYALTLKNSGVLLQTLYLVGTAMGLSVCALGGGDSDTPVHAFGLDPYDEIPVGAFLIGSAPTAP; encoded by the coding sequence ATGACCGTGCACCTGCTGTCCCTCCACCCCGGCACCACCCTCCACGACGAGCGGGGCCTGCTCACCGTGCGGCACCGCTGGGGCGCCACCACGACCGGTCCGTACACCCCTCAGCTGGCCGCGGCGCTGCGCACCCTGGCGGACGGTCCGACGAGCCTCGACGGGCTGGCGGAGCGGATCCGCGCCGCCGCACGCGCGGAGACGCCCGCCGAGCCTCAGCTCGCCCTGCTGCGGCACGCCGTGGACCGGCTCGGCCACACGCTGCTGCGGCACATCACCGCGGACGCGCAGGTCCTGGCCACCGCCGTACCGCTCGCCCCCGAAGCCACCTTCGGCCGGGAGCCCGCACCGGACGCGCCGGTCGTCCTCGCTCGCGCCGCCCATCTCCGGCCGGTCGGTGACAGCCTCGCTCTGGAGTCACCGCGGTCGCGCTTCCGGGTGCGCATCGAGGACGGCCGGGCGGCGGCGGCCCTCGCGGCCCTGGCCCGCCCGGTCACCGCCGCCGAACTGCAGAGTTCGGTGCGTGATCTGCCCGCGGACTCCCTCGACGCGTTGCGGTCCCTCCTGCACGCCACCGGCTTTCTGCACCCCGCCGACGACGGGAGCCGTGCGGCTGCCGCCGAGCTCCCCGCCGGCTGGTCGTTCCATGAACTGCTCGCCCATGACGGCAGCCGCGCCGGCCTCCGCGACCGGCAGTACGGCCCTGTTTACCCCCTGCGCGACACCGAGCCGCCCCCGCCTCCGGTCGCCCCCGCCCGGCCGGGACGCACCGTCCGCCTGCACCGTCCGGACCTCGGCCGGGTCGCCCGCGAGGACCGCAGTTTCACCGACGTCCTGGAGAACCGTGCCTCGCGCCGCGCCTACGGAGAACATCCCCTGTCCCTGGCCGAGTTGGGCGCGTACCTGTACCGGGCCGCCCGGGTGCGCACCCTGCTGGACGCCCGCCCCGAGGAGGGCCGGCACTACGCGGTGACCGGCCGCCCCTACCCCAGCGCGGGGTCGGCCCACGAACTGGAGCTGTACCTCGCGGTACACCGCTGCGACGGGCTCGACCGCGGCCTGTACCACTACGACCCCCTGGGGCACGCCCTCACCGCGCTGCCCGGCGGTCCCGGCACCGTCGACCGCCTGCTGCACGAGTCGGCCGCCGCCACCGGCGGCGCACCCCCGCCGGACGTGCATCTCACCGTGGTGTCCCGCATCAAGCGCCTGTCGTGGAAGTACGCGGCGCACGCGTACGCCCTCACGCTGAAGAACTCGGGCGTGCTGCTGCAGACCCTCTACCTCGTCGGCACCGCGATGGGCCTGTCCGTGTGTGCCCTGGGCGGCGGGGACAGCGACACCCCTGTGCACGCCTTCGGCCTCGACCCCTACGACGAGATCCCTGTCGGCGCCTTCCTGATCGGCAGTGCTCCGACGGCCCCTTGA